The following are encoded together in the Limanda limanda chromosome 12, fLimLim1.1, whole genome shotgun sequence genome:
- the LOC133015666 gene encoding uncharacterized protein LOC133015666, with protein MTSLLEWSQSEEVRQSVCLKFNIPEGMQPDLKVFDQSDIEVDGEVFEEIVNESPGTFKVMLSKEELDASLSSTSSSCSAASDDTIILNVTMCDPPEEAAAVEGSQPKKPCHINCGAKALIEKILTTKPGGEKIMQEYAKIKSLKDGTRRQMINILTAEMTQTHGTSPPKSVKVLYAQGIVALFPYLEDPYSQHGYEHYYDPESGSGYLAWRLKTIQRKSAEERGVSVSKSPKIGGPSRKL; from the exons ATGACGTCCCTGCTGGAGTGGAGTCAGTCTGAAGAGGTGAGGCAGTCAG TGTGCCTAAAATTTAACATACCAGAAGGCATGCAACCAGACTTGAAGGTGTTTGACCAATCCGACATAGAAGTTGATGGAGAAGTCTTTGAAGAAATAGTGAATGAGTCACCTGGAACCTTCAAAGTCATGTTGAGCAAAGAAGAACTAG ATGCCTCTctatcatcaacatcatcatcatgctCAGCAGCATCTGACGATACTATCATTCTGAACGTCACAATGTGTGACCCTCctgaagaagcagctgctgtCGAAGGAAGTCAGCCTAAAAAGCCATGCCACATTAACTGTGGGGCGAAAGCG TTGATTGAAAAAATCCTTACAACAAAGCCTGGTGGTGAAAAAATCATGCAAGAgtatgcaaaaataaaatcactgaaaGATGGCACCAGAAGACAGATGATTAACATTCTCACTGCTgagatgacacaaacacatgg GACATCCCCCCCCAAAAGTGTCAAAGTGTTGTATGCGCAGGGGATAGTTGCTCTATTTCCATATCTGGAGGACCCATATTCACAGCATGGATAT GAACATTACTACGACCCAGAGAGTGGGTCCGGATACCTTGCATGGCGGTTGAAAACCATCCAACGAAAAAGTGCAGAGGAAAgaggtgtgtctgtgagcaaaTCTCCCAAAA TTGGTGGGCCAAGCCGTAAGCTGTAA